From a single Micromonospora carbonacea genomic region:
- a CDS encoding magnesium and cobalt transport protein CorA: MDQRPPTTRWRTTLPTLLRRALRRPTPTTPPATHPTNPDAVVDCAVYVDGQRQPGRPHYTDAHHHSRRNRRAFVWLGLHDPTPAVMTAVGHTFGLDDLHIAQALTAGHRPTLQRHDDTTLLVLRTAAYVEHTELTDTSEVVDTGDIMIFIGDRFVVTVRHGAPGALTTVRHHLQQRRTLLTEGPWAVAYAICARMVDQYLDVANHVETDLERLEETVFARDRTADIAHIYQLKREIVELKRAVLPAQAPLRTLAGPTDGPPPALRRWFTDVDGDLARAVDRVNAYDDLLNSILQSRLAQLAVEQNNDMRKIAAWAAIAATQTAVAGIYGMNFTHMPELHWRYGYAGALLLMATAALTLHRLFRRSGWL, from the coding sequence GTGGACCAACGACCCCCAACGACCCGGTGGCGCACCACCCTGCCCACCCTGCTCCGACGCGCCCTACGCCGCCCCACCCCCACCACACCACCGGCCACCCACCCCACCAACCCCGACGCCGTCGTCGACTGCGCCGTCTACGTCGACGGCCAACGCCAACCCGGCCGCCCCCACTACACCGACGCCCACCACCACAGCCGCCGCAACCGGCGCGCCTTCGTCTGGCTCGGCCTGCACGACCCCACCCCCGCCGTCATGACCGCCGTCGGACACACCTTCGGCCTCGACGACCTCCACATCGCCCAGGCCCTCACCGCCGGACACCGACCCACCCTGCAACGCCACGACGACACCACCCTGCTCGTCCTCCGCACCGCCGCCTACGTCGAACACACCGAACTGACCGACACCTCCGAGGTCGTCGACACCGGTGACATCATGATCTTCATCGGCGACCGATTCGTCGTCACCGTCCGCCACGGCGCACCCGGCGCACTCACCACCGTCCGCCACCACCTCCAACAACGCCGCACCCTCCTCACCGAAGGCCCCTGGGCCGTCGCGTACGCCATCTGCGCCCGCATGGTCGACCAGTACCTCGACGTCGCCAACCACGTCGAAACAGACCTCGAACGACTCGAAGAAACCGTCTTCGCCCGCGACCGCACCGCCGACATCGCGCACATCTACCAACTCAAACGAGAAATCGTCGAACTCAAACGCGCCGTGCTCCCCGCACAGGCGCCCCTGCGCACCCTCGCCGGACCCACCGACGGCCCACCCCCAGCCCTACGCCGCTGGTTCACCGACGTCGACGGCGACCTCGCCCGCGCAGTCGACCGCGTCAACGCCTACGACGACCTGCTCAACTCGATCCTGCAATCCCGACTGGCACAACTGGCCGTCGAACAGAACAACGACATGCGCAAGATCGCCGCCTGGGCCGCCATCGCCGCCACCCAAACCGCCGTCGCCGGCATCTACGGCATGAACTTCACCCACATGCCCGAACTGCACTGGCGCTACGGCTACGCCGGCGCACTCCTGCTCATGGCCACCGCCGCCCTGACCCTGCACCGACTCTTCCGCCGCTCCGGCTGGCTCTGA
- a CDS encoding class F sortase, translating into MAAPHHTTRAAIALTALTAAAGLGLITTAATTHTPRPAPPDPATTTRTTEPAPPLPHATPLRITIPTIDVHADIVPVAADTHGQLEVPPAGPPATTGWYRPGVSPGEAGNAVIVGHVDSRETGPAVFFDLGRLRPGDPIHITRADHRTATFTVDRTATYPKTRFPTALVYGPSPTPQLRLITCGGRFDERHHTYPDNIVVFATAVP; encoded by the coding sequence ATGGCAGCCCCCCACCACACCACCCGGGCCGCCATCGCACTGACCGCCCTCACCGCCGCCGCCGGACTCGGCCTCATCACCACCGCCGCCACCACCCACACCCCACGACCCGCCCCACCCGACCCGGCCACCACCACCCGCACCACCGAACCCGCCCCACCCCTGCCCCACGCCACCCCCCTGCGCATCACCATCCCCACCATCGACGTACACGCCGACATCGTCCCTGTCGCCGCCGACACCCACGGCCAACTCGAAGTCCCCCCAGCCGGCCCACCCGCCACCACCGGCTGGTACCGCCCCGGCGTCAGCCCCGGCGAAGCCGGCAACGCCGTCATCGTCGGACACGTCGACTCCCGCGAGACCGGCCCCGCCGTCTTCTTCGACCTCGGCCGACTCAGACCCGGCGACCCCATCCACATCACCCGCGCCGACCACCGCACCGCCACCTTCACCGTCGACCGCACCGCCACCTACCCCAAGACCCGATTCCCCACCGCCCTCGTCTACGGCCCCAGCCCCACCCCCCAACTCCGCCTCATCACCTGCGGCGGCCGCTTCGACGAACGCCACCACACCTACCCCGACAACATCGTCGTCTTCGCCACCGCCGTGCCCTGA
- a CDS encoding aldo/keto reductase, producing MDTGTVAADAAGTWRLGDLTVNRMGLGAMRLTGAAQGRPGDRGRAVGVLRRAVELGVNHIDTAAFYFSALRSANELINTALAPYPEDLVIATKVGPGRDPSGEWLPLARPEQLRGQVEENLRQLGRDHLDLVYLRQAGLESVAEHFGALAELREAGLIRHLGISNVRPHHLPQAQAVAPVVSVQNAYGLGFRPGHDQFVRDCAAQGVAYVPFFSLATTGREAGVGGAEHAEVRAVAAAHGVSAVQVRLAWTLRRGPNVLAIPGTGDPDHLVANVAAASLRLTDEDLARLEVAHRRGE from the coding sequence ATGGATACGGGGACGGTTGCCGCGGATGCGGCGGGCACGTGGCGGCTGGGTGATCTGACGGTCAACCGGATGGGTCTGGGCGCGATGCGGCTGACGGGGGCGGCGCAGGGGCGGCCCGGTGATCGGGGGCGGGCGGTCGGGGTGCTGCGCCGGGCGGTGGAGTTGGGGGTGAACCACATCGACACGGCGGCGTTCTACTTCTCGGCGTTGCGGTCGGCGAACGAGCTGATCAACACGGCTCTCGCGCCGTACCCGGAGGATCTGGTGATCGCGACGAAGGTCGGGCCGGGCAGGGACCCGTCGGGAGAGTGGTTGCCGTTGGCGCGGCCCGAGCAGTTGCGGGGGCAGGTGGAGGAGAACCTGCGGCAGTTGGGCCGTGACCACCTGGACCTGGTGTATCTGCGGCAGGCGGGCCTGGAGTCGGTGGCGGAGCATTTCGGGGCGTTGGCCGAGCTGCGCGAGGCGGGCCTGATCCGGCACCTGGGCATCTCCAACGTGCGTCCGCATCATCTGCCGCAGGCGCAGGCCGTCGCGCCGGTGGTGAGTGTGCAGAACGCGTACGGGCTGGGGTTCCGGCCGGGGCACGACCAGTTCGTGCGGGACTGCGCCGCGCAGGGGGTGGCGTACGTGCCGTTCTTCTCCCTGGCGACAACGGGCCGGGAGGCGGGCGTGGGTGGCGCGGAGCACGCGGAGGTCCGGGCGGTCGCCGCCGCGCACGGGGTGTCGGCGGTGCAGGTGCGGCTGGCGTGGACGCTGCGGCGGGGCCCGAACGTGCTGGCGATTCCGGGCACGGGTGATCCCGATCATCTGGTGGCGAACGTCGCGGCGGCGTCGTTGCGGTTGACCGACGAGGATCTGGCCCGCCTGGAGGTCGCGCACCGGCGCGGGGAGTGA
- a CDS encoding lycopene cyclase family protein produces the protein MDDGAPVDVDVALVGGGGAASLVLAALDRRGPAGLRVAVVDPVRRRGQDRTWAFWGRPGGVLDGVLSASWGQVEVVTPGRRRVLDLAPLRYAMVRSAPVYARAERAERRLGAVRCDAAVAGLDDDGTRVVVRGGDGAPLVRASWVLDSRPRPPARPGRTSWLQHFRGWWVASETALFDPRRAVLMDFRTPQPARGVSFGYVLPVSDRFALVEYTEFSPARLTGDDYDRALRGYLRRLGWDPAALVVREVEDGVIPMTDAPFPRRPSPRVVRLGTAGGATRPSTGFTFSAMLRQAEQVAAALAGGRAPVPAPAYPRRHLWMDAVALRAWDTGRVGGPEFFGRLFDRNPASRVLRFLDGETGLAEELAVMRSSPLAPMTSAVVGDAVGRLRGRLRRAG, from the coding sequence GTGGACGATGGCGCGCCGGTCGACGTGGACGTGGCCCTGGTCGGCGGCGGGGGCGCCGCGTCGCTGGTGTTGGCGGCGTTGGACCGGCGCGGGCCGGCGGGGTTGCGGGTCGCGGTGGTCGATCCGGTGCGCCGGCGCGGCCAGGACCGCACGTGGGCGTTCTGGGGTCGACCCGGTGGTGTGCTCGACGGGGTGCTCAGCGCCAGTTGGGGGCAGGTGGAGGTGGTGACGCCGGGGCGTCGGCGGGTGCTCGACCTGGCGCCGCTGCGGTATGCGATGGTGCGGTCGGCTCCGGTGTATGCGCGGGCGGAGCGGGCGGAGCGGCGGCTGGGGGCGGTGCGGTGCGACGCGGCGGTGGCGGGGCTCGACGACGACGGCACGCGGGTGGTGGTGCGTGGCGGGGACGGCGCGCCGTTGGTGCGGGCGTCGTGGGTGCTGGACTCGCGTCCCCGGCCGCCGGCGCGGCCGGGGCGGACGAGTTGGTTGCAGCACTTCCGGGGTTGGTGGGTGGCCTCGGAGACGGCGTTGTTCGATCCGCGGCGGGCGGTGTTGATGGACTTCCGCACGCCGCAGCCGGCGCGGGGGGTGTCGTTCGGTTACGTGTTGCCGGTCAGCGACCGGTTCGCGTTGGTGGAGTACACGGAGTTCTCCCCGGCCCGGTTGACCGGGGACGACTACGACCGGGCGTTGCGCGGTTATCTGCGGCGGCTGGGGTGGGATCCGGCGGCGTTGGTGGTGCGGGAGGTGGAGGACGGGGTGATTCCGATGACCGACGCGCCGTTTCCGCGTCGTCCTTCGCCGCGGGTGGTGCGGTTGGGCACGGCGGGTGGCGCGACGCGCCCGTCGACGGGGTTCACGTTCTCGGCGATGTTGCGGCAGGCCGAGCAGGTGGCGGCGGCGTTGGCGGGTGGGCGGGCGCCGGTGCCGGCGCCGGCGTATCCCCGGCGGCACCTGTGGATGGACGCGGTGGCGTTGCGGGCGTGGGACACGGGGCGGGTCGGTGGTCCGGAGTTCTTCGGCCGGTTGTTCGACCGTAATCCGGCGTCGCGGGTGTTGCGGTTCCTCGACGGGGAGACCGGGCTGGCGGAGGAGTTGGCGGTGATGCGGTCGAGTCCGTTGGCGCCGATGACGTCGGCGGTGGTGGGTGACGCGGTGGGCCGGTTGCGGGGGCGGCTGCGGCGCGCCGGTTGA
- a CDS encoding serine hydrolase domain-containing protein, with translation MTDRHADLQAEIHATVDELVASGREAGVQIAAYLHGHPIVEVHAGVADTTTGRPMTAATPVYGVSTGKGLTATVVHVLAERGHLDYDLRIADVWPEFARHGKGHITLRHALTHTAGIPALPADVTLDDFADWDHMCAIVADARPLWTPGRQLAYHAWTFGWIVGEVIRRVTGRRVGDILTDDVAAPLGVTGELFCGVHPSTRPGPARMEDGNLSAMLETFAGQLPHLDRVAPPGVRPDATLAARPDVIAVDVPAVGTLTARAAARMYAALLGPVDGVRLISPHRLRAVSRPAVRGTEWVFGRETTWGLGYAVDDDGSFGVAGSGGSLAFAYPRWGLTVAATRNRLAVGDGDPLEHLRARIRDTVAAAAD, from the coding sequence GTGACCGACCGCCACGCCGACCTGCAGGCCGAGATCCACGCCACCGTCGACGAACTCGTCGCCAGCGGCCGCGAGGCAGGCGTGCAGATCGCCGCCTACCTGCACGGCCACCCGATCGTCGAGGTCCACGCCGGCGTCGCCGACACCACCACCGGCCGCCCGATGACCGCCGCCACCCCCGTCTACGGCGTCTCCACCGGCAAGGGGCTCACCGCAACCGTCGTGCACGTGCTGGCCGAACGCGGGCACCTCGACTACGACCTGCGCATCGCCGACGTGTGGCCCGAGTTCGCCCGCCACGGCAAGGGCCACATCACCCTGCGCCACGCCCTCACCCACACCGCCGGGATCCCGGCGCTGCCCGCCGACGTCACCCTCGACGACTTCGCCGACTGGGACCACATGTGCGCCATCGTCGCCGACGCCCGGCCCCTGTGGACACCCGGCCGCCAACTCGCCTACCACGCGTGGACGTTCGGGTGGATCGTCGGCGAGGTGATCCGCCGCGTCACCGGCCGCCGCGTCGGCGACATCCTCACCGACGACGTCGCCGCGCCCCTCGGCGTCACCGGGGAACTGTTCTGCGGCGTCCACCCCAGCACCCGACCCGGCCCGGCCCGCATGGAAGACGGCAACCTGTCGGCCATGCTGGAGACGTTCGCCGGCCAGCTACCCCACCTCGACCGGGTCGCCCCGCCCGGCGTACGCCCCGACGCCACCCTCGCCGCCCGACCCGACGTGATCGCCGTCGACGTGCCCGCCGTCGGCACCCTCACCGCCCGCGCCGCCGCCCGCATGTACGCCGCGCTCCTCGGCCCCGTCGACGGCGTACGGCTGATCTCCCCGCACCGGCTGCGCGCCGTGTCCCGCCCCGCCGTCCGCGGCACCGAATGGGTCTTCGGCCGGGAAACGACCTGGGGCCTCGGCTACGCCGTCGACGACGACGGATCATTCGGTGTCGCCGGCAGCGGCGGCAGCCTCGCCTTCGCCTACCCCCGGTGGGGCCTCACCGTCGCCGCGACCCGCAACCGCCTCGCCGTCGGCGACGGCGACCCCCTGGAACACCTCCGGGCCCGCATCCGCGACACCGTCGCCGCAGCCGCCGACTGA
- the rnhA gene encoding ribonuclease HI, translated as MVDAGAGGVVEIWTDGACSGNPGPGGWGAVLRYGGHERELCGGEATPTTNNRMELMAAIRALESLTRPVPVRLHTDSTYVRNGITGWLAGWKRNGWVTAARQPVKNADLWQRLEAACARHEVTWLWVKGHNGHPENERADALAGRGMAQARSGAPATGRG; from the coding sequence ATGGTGGATGCGGGGGCCGGCGGGGTCGTGGAGATCTGGACCGACGGGGCGTGCAGCGGCAATCCGGGGCCGGGTGGCTGGGGCGCGGTGCTGCGGTACGGCGGGCACGAGCGGGAGCTGTGCGGGGGTGAGGCGACGCCGACGACGAACAACCGGATGGAGTTGATGGCGGCGATCCGGGCGTTGGAGAGCCTGACGCGGCCGGTGCCGGTGCGGTTGCACACCGACAGCACGTACGTGCGCAACGGCATCACCGGGTGGTTGGCCGGGTGGAAACGCAACGGGTGGGTGACGGCGGCGCGGCAACCGGTGAAGAACGCGGACCTGTGGCAGCGGCTGGAGGCGGCGTGCGCCCGGCACGAGGTGACCTGGCTGTGGGTGAAGGGACACAACGGGCATCCGGAGAACGAGCGGGCCGACGCGTTGGCCGGTCGGGGCATGGCGCAGGCGCGGTCGGGGGCGCCGGCGACCGGCCGGGGGTGA
- a CDS encoding cytochrome P450 produces MTATAATDLPLWPASTLDHGPFALLDEEQRHRLVGPVTRVRLPTGVPAWLVTRHADVRQVLRHPGFSADLERPGFPLVRPLPPQSESGRQGAFIRMDGEEHSRLRRMLTAEFMIKNVRRIEPLIQQTVDGALADLAAAGPPADLVETFALPVPSIVICHLLGVPYADHDFFQVRSRTLLDRRTSPEVFRAHAQELRDYLHELVVARRGDTGGDDLISRLVRDRVVTGQLTVDELVGMALLLLVAGHETTANMIGLSTLLMLREPGRFAALRQSPHRAADLVEELLRYLSVVRTGLPRLALVDAEIGGQAIRAGEGVIAVLSLANRDPGVFDDPEEFDPYRQAHQHLAFGFGVHQCIGQPLARAELRIALLGLADRFPTLRAEVGPQQVSTRDTSVVFGLNSLPVTW; encoded by the coding sequence GTGACCGCGACCGCCGCTACCGACCTGCCCCTCTGGCCGGCGTCCACTCTCGACCATGGTCCGTTCGCGCTGCTCGACGAGGAGCAGCGGCACCGGCTCGTGGGGCCGGTGACCCGGGTCCGGCTGCCGACGGGCGTGCCCGCCTGGCTGGTCACCCGGCACGCCGACGTGCGTCAGGTGCTGCGCCACCCCGGGTTCAGCGCCGACCTGGAGCGTCCGGGGTTCCCGCTGGTGCGTCCGCTGCCCCCGCAGTCGGAGTCGGGCCGGCAGGGCGCTTTCATCCGGATGGACGGTGAGGAACACTCCCGGCTGCGCCGGATGCTCACCGCCGAATTCATGATCAAGAATGTGCGGCGGATCGAGCCGTTGATCCAGCAGACGGTCGACGGGGCGTTGGCCGACCTGGCGGCGGCCGGCCCGCCGGCCGACCTGGTCGAGACGTTCGCCCTGCCGGTGCCGTCCATCGTGATCTGTCACCTGCTCGGCGTCCCCTACGCCGACCACGACTTCTTCCAGGTCCGCAGCCGCACCCTGCTGGACCGCAGGACGTCGCCGGAGGTGTTCCGCGCCCACGCGCAGGAGCTGCGCGACTACCTGCACGAGCTGGTCGTCGCCCGGCGCGGCGACACCGGCGGCGACGACCTGATCAGCCGGCTGGTGCGCGACCGGGTCGTCACCGGGCAGCTCACCGTCGACGAGCTGGTCGGGATGGCCCTGCTGCTGCTCGTCGCCGGCCACGAGACCACGGCCAACATGATCGGCCTGAGCACCCTGCTGATGCTGCGCGAGCCGGGCCGCTTCGCGGCGCTGCGTCAGTCCCCGCACCGGGCGGCGGACCTCGTCGAGGAGCTGCTGCGCTATCTCAGCGTGGTCCGCACGGGGCTGCCCCGGCTGGCTCTGGTCGACGCCGAGATCGGCGGCCAGGCCATCCGGGCGGGGGAGGGCGTCATCGCGGTGCTGTCGCTGGCCAACCGCGACCCGGGGGTCTTCGACGACCCGGAGGAGTTCGACCCGTACCGGCAGGCCCACCAGCACCTCGCGTTCGGCTTCGGGGTGCACCAGTGCATCGGCCAGCCGCTGGCCCGCGCGGAGCTGCGCATCGCCCTGCTGGGGTTGGCCGACCGTTTCCCGACCCTGCGGGCCGAGGTCGGGCCGCAGCAGGTGTCGACCCGCGACACGTCTGTCGTGTTCGGCCTCAACAGCCTGCCGGTGACCTGGTGA
- a CDS encoding ferredoxin: MSQVGVVRVAVDRGSCCGSGNCVVAAPEVFDQDDTDGLVLLLRPDPPPEAADRVRRAVETCPAGAIHLTSTTGP, encoded by the coding sequence GTGAGCCAGGTGGGCGTGGTGCGGGTGGCGGTGGACCGGGGCAGCTGCTGCGGGTCCGGCAACTGCGTGGTGGCCGCCCCGGAGGTCTTCGACCAGGACGACACCGACGGGCTGGTGCTGCTACTGCGGCCCGACCCGCCGCCGGAGGCGGCCGACCGGGTCCGGCGGGCCGTCGAGACGTGCCCGGCGGGCGCCATCCACCTCACCTCGACGACGGGACCCTGA
- a CDS encoding pentapeptide repeat-containing protein gives MSDTAPPGPGDELRADCARCVGLCCVAPAFAASSDFAVDKPAGRPCPNLGDDFRCGIHRDLRARGFAGCTVFDCFGAGQRVAQVTFGGRDWRTTPGEATRMFDVFAVLRPLHELLWYLTQAATLTGPGPLRVELDAALAQTRRLAAGTPDQVLAVDVDAHRGRVNPLLVRVSEQVRGERAGADRRGAVLVAADLRRADLVGANLRGAVLLGADLRGVDLTLADLTGVDLRGADLRGADLRGALFVHQSQVDAARGDHRSGLPAALTRPAHWSLPVVAARRRSAGPAGRGRRR, from the coding sequence GTGTCCGACACCGCCCCGCCCGGCCCCGGTGACGAGCTGCGGGCCGACTGCGCCCGCTGCGTCGGGTTGTGCTGCGTGGCGCCCGCATTCGCCGCCTCGTCGGACTTCGCCGTGGACAAGCCGGCGGGTCGGCCGTGCCCGAACCTCGGCGACGACTTCCGCTGCGGCATCCACCGGGACCTGCGGGCCCGGGGTTTCGCCGGGTGCACCGTCTTCGACTGCTTCGGCGCGGGCCAACGGGTCGCCCAGGTCACCTTCGGCGGCCGCGACTGGCGCACGACGCCCGGCGAGGCGACCCGCATGTTCGACGTGTTCGCCGTGCTGCGGCCCCTGCACGAGCTGCTGTGGTATCTGACGCAGGCGGCGACGCTGACCGGGCCGGGACCGCTGCGCGTCGAGCTGGACGCGGCGCTGGCGCAGACCCGGCGGCTGGCCGCCGGCACCCCCGACCAGGTGCTCGCCGTGGACGTCGACGCGCACCGGGGGCGGGTGAACCCGCTGCTGGTGCGGGTGAGCGAACAGGTCCGGGGCGAGCGGGCCGGCGCGGACCGGCGGGGGGCGGTGCTCGTCGCCGCCGACCTGCGCCGGGCCGACCTGGTCGGGGCGAACCTGCGCGGCGCGGTGCTGCTCGGGGCGGACCTGCGCGGCGTGGACCTCACGCTGGCCGACCTCACCGGCGTCGACCTGCGCGGCGCGGACCTGCGGGGGGCGGACCTGCGCGGGGCGCTGTTCGTACACCAGTCGCAGGTCGACGCGGCCCGGGGCGACCACCGCAGTGGCCTTCCGGCGGCGCTGACCCGCCCCGCGCACTGGTCGCTGCCGGTCGTCGCGGCCCGCCGCCGCAGCGCGGGCCCGGCGGGCCGGGGCCGCCGCCGCTGA
- a CDS encoding flavin-containing monooxygenase, with translation MVCDHVDVLIVGAGLSGVGAACHLRRACPDKTYAVLEARAAIGGTWDLFRYPGVRSDSDMFTLGYSFKPWTNPRAIADGESIRAYVRDTAREHGVDRHIRFHHRVLAARWDSATARWTVRAHRDDTGEDVTVTCGFLFVCSGYYRYDAGHTPDLPGVDSYTGRLVHPQHWPTDLDHTGTRVVVIGSGATAVTLVPELARRAAHVTMLQRSPTYVIALPSRDVLADALRRWLPAKAAYPVVRWKNVLLGTANYQLSRRAPTLVRRYLRRAAAGRLPAGYDVDRHFSPRYDPWDQRLCVAPDGDLFAALGGGRADVVTDRIDTFTPTGIRLASGVELTADVVVTATGLDLLALGGMTLTVDGRDVDLAATVAYKGMMLSQVPNFAMTIGYTNASWTLKADLVATYVCRLLRHLDATGQQVVTPLAPAGGPLEPIIDLKAGYVLRSVDALPKQGVAAPWRLHQNYVRDLLLMRHGRLTDAGVRFSCAPQASAAHRRDPAHPAGTTAG, from the coding sequence ATGGTTTGCGACCACGTCGACGTGCTGATCGTCGGCGCCGGCCTGTCCGGCGTCGGCGCCGCGTGCCACCTGCGCCGCGCCTGCCCCGACAAGACGTACGCGGTGCTGGAGGCGCGCGCCGCGATCGGCGGCACCTGGGACCTGTTCCGCTACCCGGGCGTGCGGTCGGACTCGGACATGTTCACCCTCGGCTACTCGTTCAAGCCGTGGACGAACCCGCGGGCCATCGCCGACGGCGAGTCGATCCGCGCCTACGTGCGCGACACCGCCCGCGAGCACGGGGTCGACCGGCACATCCGGTTCCACCACCGGGTCCTCGCCGCCCGGTGGGACAGCGCCACGGCCCGCTGGACGGTGCGCGCCCACCGCGACGACACCGGCGAGGACGTCACCGTCACCTGCGGGTTCCTGTTCGTCTGCTCCGGCTACTACCGCTACGACGCCGGCCACACCCCCGACCTGCCGGGCGTCGACTCCTACACCGGGCGGCTGGTGCACCCGCAGCACTGGCCGACCGACCTCGACCACACCGGCACGCGGGTCGTCGTGATCGGCAGCGGGGCCACCGCCGTCACCCTCGTGCCGGAGCTGGCGCGGCGGGCCGCCCATGTCACCATGCTCCAGCGCTCACCGACGTACGTCATCGCGTTGCCGTCGCGCGACGTGCTCGCCGACGCGCTGCGGCGGTGGCTGCCGGCGAAGGCCGCGTATCCGGTGGTGCGGTGGAAGAACGTGCTGCTCGGCACCGCCAACTACCAGCTCAGCCGCCGCGCCCCGACGCTGGTCAGGCGGTACCTGCGGCGCGCGGCGGCCGGTCGCCTGCCGGCCGGCTACGACGTCGACCGGCACTTCTCGCCCCGCTACGACCCGTGGGACCAGCGGCTGTGCGTGGCCCCCGACGGGGACCTGTTCGCCGCCCTGGGCGGCGGCCGGGCCGACGTGGTGACCGACCGGATCGACACGTTCACCCCCACCGGCATCCGGCTCGCCTCCGGCGTCGAGCTGACCGCCGACGTCGTCGTCACCGCCACCGGCCTCGACCTGCTCGCCCTCGGCGGGATGACGCTCACCGTCGACGGGCGCGACGTCGACCTCGCCGCGACGGTCGCCTACAAGGGCATGATGCTGTCGCAGGTGCCGAACTTCGCGATGACCATCGGCTACACCAACGCGTCCTGGACGCTCAAGGCCGACCTCGTCGCCACGTACGTGTGCCGGCTGCTGCGGCACCTGGACGCCACCGGCCAGCAGGTCGTCACCCCGTTGGCCCCCGCCGGCGGCCCGCTGGAGCCGATCATCGACCTCAAGGCCGGGTACGTGCTGCGCAGCGTCGACGCGCTGCCCAAGCAGGGCGTGGCCGCGCCGTGGCGGCTGCACCAGAACTACGTGCGGGACCTGCTGCTGATGCGGCACGGGCGGCTCACCGACGCCGGCGTGCGGTTCTCGTGCGCCCCGCAGGCGTCTGCGGCCCACCGACGCGACCCGGCCCACCCGGCCGGCACGACCGCCGGCTGA
- a CDS encoding SDR family NAD(P)-dependent oxidoreductase — protein sequence MRRFDFAAGTAVVTGAAGGIGAALADGLARRGADLVLLDRDADRLAAVAAALRAAHPGRRVDTVVVDLADAAATARAAEELRRRHPRLRLLVNNAGVALGGRFDQVTLDEFGWVVDVNFRAVVQLTHALLPALKAEPGAHLVNVSSLFGLIAPAGQAAYSASKFAVRGFTEALRHELAGDGVGVTCVHPGGVRTRIAADARVGSGVPVQEYEAARRRFERLLSIDPATAAEAILRGVRRRRGRVLIGWSARLPDLLARLAPAGYGRVLALAVGRRTAGPQASEATAPASVPADGPGEPG from the coding sequence GTGCGCAGGTTCGACTTCGCGGCGGGCACCGCCGTGGTGACCGGGGCGGCCGGCGGCATCGGCGCGGCGCTCGCCGACGGCCTGGCGCGGCGCGGCGCCGACCTGGTGCTGCTCGACCGCGACGCCGACCGGCTCGCCGCCGTGGCCGCCGCGCTGCGCGCCGCCCACCCCGGCCGGCGGGTCGACACCGTCGTGGTCGACCTGGCCGACGCCGCCGCCACCGCACGGGCCGCCGAGGAGCTGCGGCGGCGGCACCCGCGGCTGCGGCTGCTGGTCAACAACGCCGGTGTCGCGCTGGGCGGCCGCTTCGACCAGGTCACCCTGGACGAGTTCGGTTGGGTGGTCGACGTCAACTTCCGGGCCGTGGTGCAGCTGACCCACGCCCTGCTGCCCGCCCTGAAGGCCGAGCCGGGCGCGCACCTGGTCAACGTGTCCAGCCTCTTCGGGCTCATCGCCCCCGCCGGGCAGGCCGCCTACTCGGCCAGCAAGTTCGCCGTGCGGGGGTTCACCGAGGCGCTGCGGCACGAGCTGGCCGGCGACGGCGTCGGGGTGACGTGCGTGCACCCCGGCGGCGTCCGCACCCGCATCGCCGCCGACGCCCGCGTCGGCAGCGGCGTGCCCGTGCAGGAGTACGAGGCCGCCCGCCGCCGCTTCGAGCGGCTGCTGTCCATCGACCCGGCAACCGCCGCCGAGGCCATCCTGCGCGGTGTGCGGCGGCGTCGGGGCCGGGTGCTGATCGGTTGGTCGGCGCGGCTGCCCGACCTGCTGGCCCGGCTCGCCCCCGCCGGGTACGGCCGGGTCCTCGCCCTCGCCGTGGGCCGGCGGACCGCCGGGCCGCAGGCGTCGGAGGCGACCGCCCCAGCGTCGGTGCCGGCGGACGGGCCGGGGGAGCCGGGGTGA
- a CDS encoding alpha/beta fold hydrolase produces the protein MSGLADTIRTVRGRAVRCRDTGDGPPVLLLHGIGRTLADFAELHGRFARDHRVISLDLAGHGGSAPLDGPHTLAALARAAADCLDALGVPGPVHLVGNSLGGAVAMRLAVDDPARAASLVLVASAGSAAR, from the coding sequence GTGAGCGGCCTGGCCGACACCATCCGCACCGTGCGGGGCCGGGCCGTCCGGTGCCGGGACACCGGCGACGGCCCGCCCGTGCTGCTGCTGCACGGCATCGGCCGCACCCTCGCCGACTTCGCCGAGCTGCACGGGCGGTTCGCCCGCGACCACCGGGTGATCAGCCTCGACCTGGCCGGGCACGGCGGCTCCGCGCCGCTGGACGGGCCGCACACCCTGGCGGCGCTGGCCCGCGCCGCCGCCGACTGCCTCGACGCGCTCGGTGTGCCCGGCCCCGTCCACCTGGTCGGCAACTCCCTCGGCGGGGCGGTCGCCATGCGGCTGGCCGTCGACGACCCGGCCCGCGCGGCCAGCCTGGTGCTGGTCGCCAGCGCGGGTTCGGCCGCGAGGTGA